From the Solanum lycopersicum chromosome 10, SLM_r2.1 genome, one window contains:
- the LOC104649648 gene encoding uncharacterized protein has protein sequence MAIEEELTGSTAGRVQGDFVNGNSVVIDHNHPLYFSSSDVPGALSVGIQLTGMENYTLWSRAMKITLLGRNKVGFIDGSVLRTDFDGDLKKIWDRCNVIILSWLTCNVSKDLLSGFSYSSSANQVWLDLKERFDKVNGSRLYQLHRNIFTLTQGTLQVSSYYTRLKIYGMNTIQSYPHLAVIVTRQRNMLHKCNTSDYFNFSWG, from the coding sequence ATGGCGATTGAGGAAGAACTGACGGGAAGCACTGCTGGTCGAGTTCAAGGAGATTTTGTCAATGGAAATTCTGTGGTAATTGACCATAATCATCCATTATATTTTAGTTCTTCTGATGTTCCTGGAGCTCTTTCTGTTGGAATTCAGCTAACAGGAATGGAGAACTACACCTTGTGGAGTCGAGCTATGAAGATTACATTGCTTGGACGAAACAAAGTGGGATTTATTGATGGTTCTGTCTTGCGGACTGATTTTGATGGTGATTTGAAGAAGATCTGGGATCGTTGTAATGTAATTATACTCTCTTGGTTAACCTGTAATGTGAGCAAGGATCTACTCAGTGGATTTTCGTATTCCTCCAGTGCGAATCAGGTATGGCTTGATCTCAAGGAGCGATTTGATAAGGTAAATGGATCTAGACTATATCAACTACATAGAAACATTTTCACTCTCACACAAGGGACTCTACAAGTTTCTTCATATTACACGAGATTGAAAATCTATGGGATGAATACGATTCAATCTTACCCCCACCTAGCTGTGATTGTAACAAGGCAGAGGAATATGTTGCACAAATGCAATACCAGTGATTACTTCAATTTCTCATGGGGCTAA